The region AGCCATTTTGCATGTTTGTTGTAGACCTGGGAGAAAGCGAGACTTCTCCCCCCTGCCCTGGAGTCAGTACTTTGAAACCATGGAGAATGTGGAGGTGGAAAATGAAGATGGCAAAGACATATCCTCAAACTCTTGTCAAACATTTTCGAAGCCGTCTGATAATTGTGCTTTGTTCAGCATCTTCTCATTCAAGCTCAAATGTAGATTTCCTTGACTGCTTTGTACATTTTCAGAATTTACTGTAGCGGGTCCCATGGTCCAGTCCTGCTGCTTCTCCATGGAGGAGGACACTCCGCGCTCTCCTGGGCCGTGTTTACTGTAAGCATAATCACTATCAAACTTGTAATTTCACTTCTGTTTAACATATGTACACCAAAACACCAGGGAATTTTTACTGACGTGTTTAGATATGATTTGAATGGTTCCTGTTTGGATCTCTGCAGTCTGTTATATACAGTAGGATCAACTGCAGGGTGGTGGCTATGGACCTCCGAGCTCATGGTAAATACAAATTACTCTACTTTGATGAAGAAATTGTTACTTTGCTATTATACTGTATTTTCAGGTGCAGTTATGGCCACAGTACTAAAAATGATGTTCCCTGAAACTCGCCCCAACCCAACAACTCACCCTACATCCTGTGATCTTGTTCCCTGACAACATCGTTTAGCTGTTCCATCTTTGAActgttcttttctttcctcacctgcaggtgaCACCAAAGTAAAAAACCCCGATGATCTCTCAGCTGACACCATGGCCAAGTAAGTTGATAGACGGGTGGTCAagaaagtcaatggagtttgtgaacctcacagagacacacacacacacacacacacacacacacacacacactggatatTTTACTCTATATATCAAAACAATTTGCAGGAAAACTGGATTTAAACTGGTTGTCACTGGTTTTCTTTAAAAGGGATATTGGCAAAGTGATAGAGGCCCTGTATGGGGAGAGCCCACCTCCCATCATGATCATTGGACACAGTATGGGTGGGGCCATTGCAGTACACACAGCCGTTGCCAATCACGTACCATCTCTGCTCGGCCTCTGTGTCATCGACGTGGTTGAAGGTAATCTATGCAATGTTCAAATTTGACTGCATATTTTGTGATTCGGTATTACTGATATTCATATTCTGACTTCAGGTACAGCAATGGATGCTTTGAACAGCATGCAGAACTTCCTCAGAAGCCGGCCAAGGACTTTTAAATCTCTGGAGAATGCCATTGAGTGGAGGTGAACATTAAATACGATTATATGAATTAGTAACTAACAAAGAGGAATCCCTGTTGAAAATATCCCCGCCCCCCTTGATGCTTTCAGTGTGAAGAGCGGCCAGATCCGAAACATTGAGTCAGCGCGGGTGTCGATGGGAGGCCAGGTGAAAAAGTAGGCGTCACTGGTTTTCCTCTGCACATTGAGCACAACTGCTG is a window of Takifugu flavidus isolate HTHZ2018 chromosome 14, ASM371156v2, whole genome shotgun sequence DNA encoding:
- the ppme1 gene encoding protein phosphatase methylesterase 1; translation: MEKQLHLNLLGSRPPMAGGLQFGSKMKMGPGRKRDFSPLPWSQYFETMENVEVENEDGKDIFRIYCSGSHGPVLLLLHGGGHSALSWAVFTSVIYSRINCRVVAMDLRAHGDTKVKNPDDLSADTMAKDIGKVIEALYGESPPPIMIIGHSMGGAIAVHTAVANHVPSLLGLCVIDVVEGTAMDALNSMQNFLRSRPRTFKSLENAIEWSVKSGQIRNIESARVSMGGQVKKCEESTSSPGVSNSIGEGIIEEDEDEEGEEESNKKRMKEDEQEMTKESLFTWRVELSKTEKYWDGWFRGLSSLFLTCPVPKLLLLAGVDRLDKDLTIGQMQGKFQMQVLPQCGHAVHEDAPEKVADALATFMVRHKFTEFKEGYLC